Proteins co-encoded in one Populus trichocarpa isolate Nisqually-1 chromosome 10, P.trichocarpa_v4.1, whole genome shotgun sequence genomic window:
- the LOC7475939 gene encoding uncharacterized protein LOC7475939, protein MGTEVARPQDCLIERIRVSPCRRRNYYYGNGNVSNPNAYSTNSYCNNSNPRFNRKPTAVRFERSGQRKKQPEPSISKKSGTVDDLKIPRNNKVMEKVTILRRGESLDTKIKSSDTASLKKEQGNGGDFVVASTDRLGPDPKVVSKQIRIVDLRSPVNGKCDMYAGSAFAVSPAPSSLPLPSFSKKKQVSIDDSATRDLRRLLRLEC, encoded by the coding sequence ATGGGGACTGAGGTTGCAAGGCCACAAGATTGCCTGATTGAAAGAATCAGAGTTTCTCCCTGTCGTCGGAGAAATTATTACTATGGAAACGGAAACGTTTCTAACCCTAACGCTTATAGCACTAACAGCTACTGCAACAACAGCAACCCTAGGTTTAACAGAAAACCAACAGCGGTTCGGTTTGAGAGATCGGGCCAGAGAAAGAAACAACCAGAGCCGTCGATTTCAAAGAAATCAGGCACTGTTGATGATCTCAAGATCCCCAGGAACAACAAGGTGATGGAGAAAGTTACGATTTTACGGAGAGGAGAGTCGCTAGACACGAAGATCAAGAGCAGCGACACTGCGTCCTTGAAGAAGGAACAAGGAAATGGTGGTGATTTTGTTGTTGCTAGCACGGACCGATTGGGTCCGGACCCCAAGGTGGTTTCAAAACAGATCAGGATCGTGGATCTGAGGTCTCCGGTGAATGGAAAGTGTGATATGTACGCCGGATCGGCTTTTGCAGTGTCCCCGGCGCCGAGTTCGCTTCCTTTGCCGTCTTTTTCGAAGAAGAAGCAGGTTTCAATTGATGACTCGGCCACCAGAGATCTAAGGCGTTTGCTTCGACTCGAATGTTGA
- the LOC7498000 gene encoding protein DMP2, translated as MATKTKASSIQDKTFSGVGNLIKLLPTGTVFMFQFLNPVLTNNGQCHTVNKYLSGILMGLCGFSCCFSCFTDSYRGSDGWTHYGIATMKGLWPSSDSAGSSVDLSSYKLRVGDFAHAFFSLIVFSVLSLLDSNTVKCFYPSFESTEKVLLMVLPPAIGAVSGTVFMLFPNKRHGIGYPSSDSSQDS; from the coding sequence ATGGCCACTAAAACCAAGGCAAGCTCCATCCAGGACAAGACATTTTCAGGAGTTGGAAACCTCATAAAGCTCCTCCCAACAGGAACAGTTTTTATGTTCCAATTCCTTAACCCTGTCTTGACCAACAACGGCCAATGCCACACCGTTAACAAGTACCTGAGTGGCATTCTCATGGGCCTCTGTGGCTTCTCTTGCTGTTTCTCTTGTTTCACCGACAGTTACAGGGGCAGTGATGGCTGGACTCACTATGGAATTGCAACCATGAAAGGGCTTTGGCCATCTTCAGATTCTGCTGGGTCGTCCGTGGACTTGTCAAGTTACAAGCTTCGAGTTGGTGACTTCGCTCAtgctttcttttccttgatcGTGTTTTCTGTGTTGTCCCTGTTGGATAGCAACACAGTCAAATGCTTTTATCCTTCTTTCGAGTCCACTGAGAAGGTGTTGCTCATGGTGTTGCCTCCTGCCATTGGTGCAGTTTCGGGTACCGTGTTCATGCTGTTCCCTAACAAGCGCCATGGAATTGGATACCCTTCAAGTGATTCTTCACAGGATTCTTAG
- the LOC7497997 gene encoding pyruvate, phosphate dikinase, chloroplastic, translated as MSSTIKDMLIRTSAPARLYSSRRRLYKAKYVEMNDLLLREDRSMIRLSRGGRAYGIRTCQDSHNNDGFSNISRPPLQNRTRAQTISSSIPAVSDPTPIATKRVFTFGKGRSEGNKTMKSLLGGKGANLAEMASIGLSVPPGLTISTEACHEYQQIGNKLPLGLWEEILEGLKFVEKDMGAVLGDPSKPLLLSVRSGAAISMPGMMDTVLNLGLNDQVVAGLSAKSGERFAYDSFRRFLDMFGDVVMGIPHSSFEEKLEKMKESKGVMLDTDLTAADLKELVEQYKKVYLEVKGEEFPSDPKKQLQLAMTAVFDSWDSPRAIKYRSINQITGLKGTAVNIQCMVFGNMGNTSGTGVLFTRNPSTGEKKLYGEFLINAQGEDVVAGIRTPEDLDTMKNCMPQAYDELVENCEILERHYKDMMDIEFTVQENRLWMLQCRSGKRTGKGAVKIAVDMVSEGLVDIRSAIKMVEPQHLDQLLHPQFENPSAYKDKVVATGLPASPGAAVGQVVFSADDAEEWHAQGKSVILVRTETSPEDVGGMHAAAGILTARGGMTSHAAVVARGWGRCCVSGCSDIRVNDAEKVVVIEDVVISEGEWISLNGSTGEVVLGKQPLSPPALSGDLETFMSWADEIRRIKVMANADTPEDALRARNNGAQGIGLCRTEHMFFASDERLKAVRRMIMAVTTEQRKAALDLLLPYQRSDFEGIFRAMDGFPVTIRLLDPPLHEFLPEGDLEQIVSELTTETGMMEDEVLSRIEKLSEVNPMLGFRGCRLGISYPELTEMQARAIFQAAVSMSNQGVTVLPEIMVPLVGTPQELGHQMTLIRNVAKKVFSEMDVTLSYKVGTMIEIPRAALVADEIAKQAEFFSFGTNDLTQMTFGYSRDDVGKFLPIYLSKGILQSDPFEVLDQKGVGQLIKIATERGRAARPSLKVGICGEHGGEPSSVAFFAEAGLDYVSCSPFRVPIARLAAAQVAV; from the exons ATGTCGTCAACGATAAAAGATATGCTCATTAGGACTAGTGCACCAGCAAGGTTATACAGCAGCAGGCGGAGGCTGTACAAGGCGAAGTATGTGGAAATGAATGATTTGCTCCTAAGAGAAGACCGTTCAATGATACGGTTGAGCCGGGGTGGCCGAGCTTATGGGATCCGCACCTGTCAGGATAGCCACAACAATGATGGGTTCAGTAACATTTCCAGGCCACCTTTGCAGAACAGAACCCGAGCACAAACTATCAGTAGCAGTATCCCAGCTGTGTCAGACCCAACACCCATCGCTACAAAG CGAGTATTTACTTTTGGAAAAGGAAGGAGCGAAGGCAACAAGACCATGAAGTCCCTG CTGGGAGGGAAGGGAGCAAACCTGGCAGAGATGGCAAGCATTGGTTTGTCAGTGCCACCTGGACTCACCATATCAACAGAAGCGTGCCATGAATATCAGCAGATAGGAAACAAGCTGCCACTAGGTTTATGGGAGGAGATATTGGAAGGCTTAAAATTTGTGGAGAAGGACATGGGAGCCGTCCTTGGTGACCCCTCCAAACCTCTCCTCCTCTCTGTTCGTTCTGGCGCTGCT ATTTCAATGCCTGGCATGATGGACACTGTCCTTAACCTTGGACTGAATGATCAAGTGGTTGCTGGTTTGAGTGCGAAAAGTGGAGAGCGTTTTGCCTATGACTCCTTCAGGCGCTTTCTAGACATGTTTGGAGATGTT GTGATGGGAATCCCACACTCATCATTTGAGGAGAAGTTAGAAAAGATGAAGGAATCAAAAGGAGTAATGCTTGATACTGATCTAACAGCTGCTGATCTCAAAGAACTTGTGGAGCAGTACAAGAAAGTCTATCTTGAAGTGAAGGGTGAAGAGTTTCCATCAG ATCCAAAAAAACAACTGCAGTTAGCTATGACCGCAGTTTTTGATTCTTGGGACAGCCCAAGAGCCATCAAGTACCGAAGCATCAATCAAATTACTGGATTAAAAGGAACTGCAGTAAACATCCAATGCATGGTTTTTGGGAACATGGGAAATACATCAGGAACAGGTGTTCTGTTTACTAGAAACCCAAGCACTGGTGAAAAGAAGCTCTACGGGGAATTTCTAATCAATGCTCAG GGAGAGGATGTAGTTGCTGGAATTAGAACACCCGAAGACTTGGATACAATGAAAAATTGCATGCCTCAAGCTTACGATGAGCTTGTGGAGAATTGTGAAATTCTAGAGCGCCATTACAAAGATATGATG GATATTGAGTTCACAGTTCAAGAAAACAGGCTTTGGATGTTACAATGCCGATCCGGGAAGCGTACTGGTAAAGGTGCAGTGAAGATAGCTGTAGACATGGTTAGCGAAGGGCTTGTTGATATTCGCTCTGCAATTAAGATGGTGGAGCCACAGCATCTCGACCAACTTCTTCACCCACAA TTTGAGAATCCATCTGCTTACAAAGACAAAGTGGTCGCGACAGGCTTGCCTGCATCACCAGGGGCAGCAGTGGGGCAGGTAGTGTTCAGTGCAGATGATGCTGAAGAATGGCATGCGCAGGGAAAAAGTGTCATTTTG GTAAGGACAGAAACCAGCCCAGAGGATGTTGGTGGCATGCATGCAGCTGCTGGAATCTTGACAGCCAGAGGTGGAATGACATCTCATGCTGCTGTGGTAGCACGTGGTTGGGGAAGATGTTGTGTGTCTGGCTGCTCTGATATACGTGTCAATGATGCCGAGAAG GTCGTTGTAATTGAGGATGTTGTTATCAGTGAAGGAGAATGGATCTCACTCAATGGATCGACTGGTGAAGTAGTACTAGGGAAACAGCCACTATCTCCTCCAGCTCTAAGTGGTGATCTAGAGACATTTATGTCTTGGGCTGACGAAATAAGACGCATCAAG GTCATGGCAAACGCTGATACTCCTGAAGATGCActaagagcaagaaacaatggTGCCCAAGGGATTGGACTTTGTAGGACAGAGCATATG TTCTTTGCGTCCGATGAGAGATTAAAGGCTGTGAGAAGGATGATAATGGCAGTTACCACAGAGCAGAGGAAGGCAGCACTAGACCTATTACTACCTTATCAAAGATCAGACTTTGAGGGGATTTTTCGTGCAATGGATG GCTTTCCGGTAACAATCCGTCTATTGGATCCTCCACTCCATGAATTTCTGCCAGAAGGTGATCTGGAACAAATTGTAAGTGAGCTGACCACAGAGACTGGCATGATGGAAGATGAAGTGCTCTCAAGAATCGAGAAATTATCAGAAGTAAATCCTATGCTTGGTTTCCGAGGCTGCAG GCTAGGGATATCATACCCAGAACTCACTGAAATGCAAGCACGTGCTATCTTTCAGGCTGCCGTCTCAATGAGCAACCAGGGTGTCACCGTTCTTCCTGAAATAATGGTTCCTCTTGTTGGAACGCCGCAG GAATTAGGGCATCAAATGACTCTAATAAGGAATGTAGCGAAGAAAGTATTCTCTGAAATGGATGTAACCTTAAGCTATAAGGTGGGGACCATGATTGAGATTCCTAGAGCTGCTTTGGTTGCAGACGAG ATTGCAAAACAAGCGGAGTTCTTCTCCTTCGGAACCAATGATCTCACGCAAATGACATTTGGATATAGTAGAGATGATGTTGGCAAGTTTCTCCCCATATACCTATCAAAGGGCATTTTGCAAAGCGATCCCTTTGAG GTGCTTGATCAGAAAGGTGTAGGCCAACTCATCAAGATTGCCACCGAAAGGGGCCGTGCAGCTAGGCCAAGCTTGAAG GTTGGAATATGTGGAGAGCATGGAGGGGAGCCTTCTTCTGTGGCATTCTTCGCGGAGGCAGGACTAGACTATGTTTCATGCTCTCCATTCAG GGTCCCCATTGCAAGGCTAGCAGCTGCACAGGTTGCAGTGTGA